Proteins from a single region of Punica granatum isolate Tunisia-2019 chromosome 8, ASM765513v2, whole genome shotgun sequence:
- the LOC116188594 gene encoding zinc finger CCCH domain-containing protein 39 isoform X3 produces the protein MSLSDPSPHLMPPASQHFGDSAAYWAQFPMSNEQFDPTSQFDFDHPQPPLKRPRNFEESPSNSAPYPRPNPPINKGATNIFFKTRMCAKFKMGTCRNGENCNFAHGIEDMRQPPPNWQELVGAREDDHRSSDNWDDDQKIIHKMKLCKKFYNGEECPYGDRCNFLHEGPSKFRDDSGRFRETSAICIGTSGTPMGHRNGSNQSEVWRAASSSVDPRVNMKPVYWKTKLCTKFEVTGDCPFGDKCHFAHGIAAELQSFVGRVEDEQMNIAPIAVKSQPIFSSDPSSIGTSVVAPAAGEGQAKKSLLKWKGNKKINQIYADWLSDSPLLQNTPSKPES, from the exons ATGAGTTTGTCTGATCCTAGCCCTCACCTTATGCCGCCAGCTTCCCAGCATTTCGGTGATTCCGCTGCATATTGGGCTCAATTTCCAATGAGCAATGAGCAATTTGATCCCACTTCTCAATTTGACTTCGATCATCCGCAACCCCCTCTTAAGAGGCCTCGGAATTTTGAAGAGAGTCCGTCAAATTCTGCCCCTTACCCGAGACCTAATCCCCCCATAAATAAGGGAGCCACTAATATTTTCTTCAAAACCCGAATGTGTGCAAAATTCAAAATGGGCACCTGTAGGAATGGCGAGAATTGTAACTTTGCCCATGGGATTGAAGACATGAGGCAGCCTCCCCCCAATTGGCAGGAACTAGTTGGGGCCCGTGAAGATGATCACCGATCATCCGATAATTGGGACGATGACCAGAAAATAATTCACAAGATGAAACTGTGCAAGAAGTTCTACAATGGTGAGGAGTGTCCTTATGGGGATCGGTGTAACTTTCTCCACGAGGGTCCCTCGAAGTTCAGGGATGACTCCGGGAGGTTTAGAGAGACCTCAGCAATTTGTATCGGAACCTCAGGGACACCTATGGGTCATCGGAATGGCTCAAATCAATCAGAAGTTTGGAGAGCTGCAAGCTCGAGTGTGGATCCTAGAGTGAATATGAAGCCAGTCTATTGGAAGACAAAGCTTTGTACCAAATTCGAGGTGACAGGAGATTGCCCTTTTGGCGATAAGTGCCACTTTGCTCATGGAATAGCAG CAGAGCTTCAATCCTTTGTTGGACGAGTTGAAGATGAACAAATGAATATAGCACCAATTGCAGTGAAGTCTCAACCGATATTCTCCAGTGATCCATCTTCCATTGGGACCAGTGTTGTTGCTCCCGCAGCTGGTGAAGGCCAGGCAAAGAAAAGCCTGCTGAAATGGAAGGGGAACAAGAAAATCAACCAAATCTATGCCGATTGGCTCAGTGACTCCCCCCTCCTCCAGAACACCCCCAGCAAACCCGAGAGTTGA
- the LOC116188594 gene encoding zinc finger CCCH domain-containing protein 39 isoform X2, with protein MIPSCIKLELPEMSLSDPSPHLMPPASQHFGDSAAYWAQFPMSNEQFDPTSQFDFDHPQPPLKRPRNFEESPSNSAPYPRPNPPINKGATNIFFKTRMCAKFKMGTCRNGENCNFAHGIEDMRQPPPNWQELVGAREDDHRSSDNWDDDQKIIHKMKLCKKFYNGEECPYGDRCNFLHEGPSKFRDDSGRFRETSAICIGTSGTPMGHRNGSNQSEVWRAASSSVDPRVNMKPVYWKTKLCTKFEVTGDCPFGDKCHFAHGIAELQSFVGRVEDEQMNIAPIAVKSQPIFSSDPSSIGTSVVAPAAGEGQAKKSLLKWKGNKKINQIYADWLSDSPLLQNTPSKPES; from the exons TTGCATAAAGTTGGAGCTTCCAGAAATGAGTTTGTCTGATCCTAGCCCTCACCTTATGCCGCCAGCTTCCCAGCATTTCGGTGATTCCGCTGCATATTGGGCTCAATTTCCAATGAGCAATGAGCAATTTGATCCCACTTCTCAATTTGACTTCGATCATCCGCAACCCCCTCTTAAGAGGCCTCGGAATTTTGAAGAGAGTCCGTCAAATTCTGCCCCTTACCCGAGACCTAATCCCCCCATAAATAAGGGAGCCACTAATATTTTCTTCAAAACCCGAATGTGTGCAAAATTCAAAATGGGCACCTGTAGGAATGGCGAGAATTGTAACTTTGCCCATGGGATTGAAGACATGAGGCAGCCTCCCCCCAATTGGCAGGAACTAGTTGGGGCCCGTGAAGATGATCACCGATCATCCGATAATTGGGACGATGACCAGAAAATAATTCACAAGATGAAACTGTGCAAGAAGTTCTACAATGGTGAGGAGTGTCCTTATGGGGATCGGTGTAACTTTCTCCACGAGGGTCCCTCGAAGTTCAGGGATGACTCCGGGAGGTTTAGAGAGACCTCAGCAATTTGTATCGGAACCTCAGGGACACCTATGGGTCATCGGAATGGCTCAAATCAATCAGAAGTTTGGAGAGCTGCAAGCTCGAGTGTGGATCCTAGAGTGAATATGAAGCCAGTCTATTGGAAGACAAAGCTTTGTACCAAATTCGAGGTGACAGGAGATTGCCCTTTTGGCGATAAGTGCCACTTTGCTCATGGAATAGCAG AGCTTCAATCCTTTGTTGGACGAGTTGAAGATGAACAAATGAATATAGCACCAATTGCAGTGAAGTCTCAACCGATATTCTCCAGTGATCCATCTTCCATTGGGACCAGTGTTGTTGCTCCCGCAGCTGGTGAAGGCCAGGCAAAGAAAAGCCTGCTGAAATGGAAGGGGAACAAGAAAATCAACCAAATCTATGCCGATTGGCTCAGTGACTCCCCCCTCCTCCAGAACACCCCCAGCAAACCCGAGAGTTGA
- the LOC116188594 gene encoding zinc finger CCCH domain-containing protein 39 isoform X1 encodes MIPSCIKLELPEMSLSDPSPHLMPPASQHFGDSAAYWAQFPMSNEQFDPTSQFDFDHPQPPLKRPRNFEESPSNSAPYPRPNPPINKGATNIFFKTRMCAKFKMGTCRNGENCNFAHGIEDMRQPPPNWQELVGAREDDHRSSDNWDDDQKIIHKMKLCKKFYNGEECPYGDRCNFLHEGPSKFRDDSGRFRETSAICIGTSGTPMGHRNGSNQSEVWRAASSSVDPRVNMKPVYWKTKLCTKFEVTGDCPFGDKCHFAHGIAAELQSFVGRVEDEQMNIAPIAVKSQPIFSSDPSSIGTSVVAPAAGEGQAKKSLLKWKGNKKINQIYADWLSDSPLLQNTPSKPES; translated from the exons TTGCATAAAGTTGGAGCTTCCAGAAATGAGTTTGTCTGATCCTAGCCCTCACCTTATGCCGCCAGCTTCCCAGCATTTCGGTGATTCCGCTGCATATTGGGCTCAATTTCCAATGAGCAATGAGCAATTTGATCCCACTTCTCAATTTGACTTCGATCATCCGCAACCCCCTCTTAAGAGGCCTCGGAATTTTGAAGAGAGTCCGTCAAATTCTGCCCCTTACCCGAGACCTAATCCCCCCATAAATAAGGGAGCCACTAATATTTTCTTCAAAACCCGAATGTGTGCAAAATTCAAAATGGGCACCTGTAGGAATGGCGAGAATTGTAACTTTGCCCATGGGATTGAAGACATGAGGCAGCCTCCCCCCAATTGGCAGGAACTAGTTGGGGCCCGTGAAGATGATCACCGATCATCCGATAATTGGGACGATGACCAGAAAATAATTCACAAGATGAAACTGTGCAAGAAGTTCTACAATGGTGAGGAGTGTCCTTATGGGGATCGGTGTAACTTTCTCCACGAGGGTCCCTCGAAGTTCAGGGATGACTCCGGGAGGTTTAGAGAGACCTCAGCAATTTGTATCGGAACCTCAGGGACACCTATGGGTCATCGGAATGGCTCAAATCAATCAGAAGTTTGGAGAGCTGCAAGCTCGAGTGTGGATCCTAGAGTGAATATGAAGCCAGTCTATTGGAAGACAAAGCTTTGTACCAAATTCGAGGTGACAGGAGATTGCCCTTTTGGCGATAAGTGCCACTTTGCTCATGGAATAGCAG CAGAGCTTCAATCCTTTGTTGGACGAGTTGAAGATGAACAAATGAATATAGCACCAATTGCAGTGAAGTCTCAACCGATATTCTCCAGTGATCCATCTTCCATTGGGACCAGTGTTGTTGCTCCCGCAGCTGGTGAAGGCCAGGCAAAGAAAAGCCTGCTGAAATGGAAGGGGAACAAGAAAATCAACCAAATCTATGCCGATTGGCTCAGTGACTCCCCCCTCCTCCAGAACACCCCCAGCAAACCCGAGAGTTGA